DNA from Sulfitobacter albidus:
GGATCGGGCGCGGCACGAAGCCGCCCGCGCAATTCGGGCACACATCGTGCAGCACCTGCGTGACACAGTCGGCGCAGAACGTGCACTCATAGCTGCAGATGCGTGCAAGCGGGCTGTCGGGCGGCAGGTCGCGGTCGCACATCTCGCAGTTGGGCCGGATTTCCAGCATGGCTTTCGTACCCTTCATGAGGCTCGAAACAAAAAGCCCCGCCGGACACTGGGGTCTGGCGGGGCTTGGGCCGTTAAGATCGTGTTGCGGTTACTCGCGGTTGCCGAGCAGTTGCAGCAGGAACATGAACATGTTGATGAAGTTCAGGTAGAGGCTCAGCGCGCCCATGATCGCCGCCTTGCCCAACCATTCGGTATCGCCGTGCTGCGCGTGCGCGATGTAGTCAGTCTTGATCCGCTGGGTGTCATAGGCTGTCAGACCGGCAAAGATCAGAACACCGATGGCCGAGATCGCGAAGGTCAGCGCGGGGTTCGGGAAGAAGATGCTGACGATCGACGCGATGATCAGACCGATCACACCCATGATCAGGAAGCTACCCCAGGCGGAGATGTCCTTTTTCGTGGTGTAGCCCCAGAGGGACAGGCCCGCGAAGGCAATCGACGTCACCAGGAAGATCTGGATGATCGAGAAGCCGGTGTACACGAGGAAGATCGAACTGATCGACAGACCCATTACCAGTGCGAATGCGTAGAAGACCAGCTGAGCCGTGGCCGC
Protein-coding regions in this window:
- a CDS encoding DUF1272 domain-containing protein, with translation MKGTKAMLEIRPNCEMCDRDLPPDSPLARICSYECTFCADCVTQVLHDVCPNCAGGFVPRPIRPATARRAGVSRLHQISGTERRALKYDPADIDALVAAARDIPPADR
- a CDS encoding Bax inhibitor-1/YccA family protein; this encodes MADVNTIRTGAGSRTAAIDAGLRAHMSKVYGTMSVGMLITFAAAWAISGLAVTSDPAAASAQLREGQYLTSLGYAIYASPLKWVIMFAPLAFVFGLSAAINKMSAATAQLVFYAFALVMGLSISSIFLVYTGFSIIQIFLVTSIAFAGLSLWGYTTKKDISAWGSFLIMGVIGLIIASIVSIFFPNPALTFAISAIGVLIFAGLTAYDTQRIKTDYIAHAQHGDTEWLGKAAIMGALSLYLNFINMFMFLLQLLGNRE